A genomic stretch from Scomber scombrus chromosome 8, fScoSco1.1, whole genome shotgun sequence includes:
- the LOC133984974 gene encoding uncharacterized protein LOC133984974, with protein sequence MVGNIFTQPLGLVLIVTAHMVFYDPSQAAVTGILGNNITLQFIFNVSVTKDSHFAVYRSDIKIVECKHGIGCSGNGEFDVYPKNVSLFCHISNLRLNHSQNYTASLFMGTGQPPKESNKVQLIVREENTSSTVSPVLTNSTPTRRSESSIFFSYPITAVLVVLSVVLSATILPWSIWCLVRTKDKQQPQKRSSPTVHTVQETVEASSNVPASTLVYSVLDFPKRPSAVLEMNPNDTEYAAVSYLPEKRRL encoded by the exons ATGGTTGGCAACATCTTCACACAGCCTCTTGGGTTAGTTTTGATCGTCACAGCACACATGGTATTTTACG ATCCCAGCCAAGCGGCAGTCACAGGCATCCTAGGCAACAACATCACCCTCcaattcatatttaatgtcaGCGTAACAAAAGACAGTCATTTTGCAGTTTATAGATCAGATATTAAGATTGTTGAGTGTAAACACGGCATAGGTTGCTCAGGAAATGGCGAGTTTGATGTTTACcctaaaaatgtgtctttattttgcCACATTTCAAATCTCAGACTAAATCACAGTCAAAATTACACAGCCAGTCTGTTCATGGGCACTGGGCAACCCCCCAAAGAAAGTAATAAAGTGCAGCTGATCGTCCGAGAGGAGAACACCAGCAGCACAG TTTCTCCAGTGCTGACGAACAGCACACCAACAAGACGAAGTGAGAGTTCCATTTTCTTTTCCTATCCTATCACCGCTGTCCTTGTGGTTTTGTCTGTAGTGCTGTCGGCTACGATACTTCCTTGGTCCATCTGGTGTCTTGTGAGAACCAAAG acAAACAACAACCACAGAAGCGCTCTAGTcccacagtacacacagtacag GAAACAGTTGAAGCATCCAGTAATGTGCCTGCATCCACGCTGGTCTACAGTGTCCTGGACTTTCCCAAAAGACCCTCAGCAGTTTTGGAGATGAATCCAAATGATACAGAATATGCTGCTGTCAGCTATCTCCCAGAAAAAAGACGATTGTGA